The genomic window ATCCGGGAAGCGAATTTCGTTTTCACCGTGAGTGGTACGTGCGGAGCGCAACAGGCGATCTGCTGGGAGAGGATTATTCTGGCGCAGAAGGACAAGGCGTATCGTTGTTTGGATTTGTTGCTTGAGCATCGAGACGAGCTGTTTGCCTATTTAAAGGAGAAGTGGGGCAAGCTCTTTGGGGCGAAGTACGATGTACTGCTGTATGATTTGACGAGTACGTATTTTGAAAGTGACCCACCTCCGACTGGATCGGGGAGTAAGAAACGGTTTGGATATAGCCGGGACAAACGTTCGGGTTGCGTGCAGGTGGTAGTGGCGTTGGTATTGACGCCGGAAGGATTTCCCGTTGCCTACGAAGTGTATCCGGGCAATACCAGAGACACCGCAACGCTGGAGGAATTTCTGGATCGGATCGAAAAGCAGTATGGGAAATTCCGGCGTACCTGGCTTATGGATAGAGGTATTCCAACGGAGGAGATGTTGGGGAAGATGCGTGAGCGAGGGAGAGCGTCCGCGTGAAAATTCTTTGGCAGGAATCGGAGTTTTACGTTTACGTGGAGAGCCATGGCCGGGGGTCTGAGGAGCGTGCCATGCGTCGGCGCGAGGGGCGTTATTTGCTTCGTTCCAACACGCAGGCCACCGCGCTAGAAACCGTCTGGGAAAATTATTTGCTGTTGACGCGGATAGAACAGGCATTTAAGGACTTGAAGGGGTCTCTTTCCGTCCGCCCCCTATGGCATCAATTGGAACGGAGAATTGAAGCCCATATCTTTGTTTCCTTTTTGGCTTTTTGTCTCCACACGACACTGCGCAATCTTGCGCGGGGGAGGGCCGGAGGGCTGACGTCTGAAGCGATTTTGGAAAAACTGTCGGGCATTCAAATGATAGACGTTCATTTACCGACCACGGATGGCCGTCATATTGTCATGAGTCGTTATACCCAGCCGGAGAAGGACGTTTTACTCCTTTTGGCGCAGTTGGGATTAACGCTTCCTGAACAACCGCCGCCCAAGGTTTACGCATCCGGACAGGTCGGCCTGTAGTGCCGACCTTTTTACATGACCCCTTGATTTTACTGGCTTAGCGGGTTGTATACCCCTCGAATTGCGAAAGTCGGGCTAAGCGCCTTTTCAGAAGGAGGAACTGCAATCAGGTGTATATGGTTTGGCATCAGGCAATAGGCCCATACTTCAACATTCCAGTGTGTACACCACTGAGGCATTAGGTCTATGTATGCCTCATAGTCCTCGTCACAGAAGAATGTCTGTAAACGTCGATTTCCCCGCTGAGTAACATGATGTGGAACTTCCGGTACGACTACACGAGCAATTCTGGACATGCACACATCTTAACTATTTGTAACACTTTAGTTTTTTGAAAAATTGCAATAATAACAATGTTACCGCACGGTGTAAGGGCGAAGCATTTGCCATAAATTGATATAAATGTATTCACACCCCAAGCAGGCAAATGCTTCGCCCCTACTTTTTCAAAAAACTAAAGTGTTACGAGATGTGCCCCTTTCTTATCGTTGGAAATTATTCCTCGACGATTACTGCATTCCGCCGCTTAGACGCAACCCGATCATGCCAAGTACAATCAGCACGATTGAAATTATCTTTAGAGCGTTTAAGGGCTCCCTAAACCATACAATACCCACCGTTGCGATAAGGATTGTCCCCAGTCCCGACCATACTGCGTAGGCAACGCTTACATCCACCTTTCTGAGGGCGAGAGAGAGCGCAGTAAAGCTGAATCCATAGAAGATAAAGAGCAATACCGACGGCACTATTTTCGTGAAACCCTGGGACAATTTCAGGCACATCGTGCCTGAGACTTCTAAAAGTATTGCCAAGACCATATAAAGCCAACTCATGGAATACCTCCTATTTGGCAGGGCTATTGAGCATGGATACGTATCCTATTTTCCTGATGTTACTCAATTTGTAATACTGACAAGTCAGAATTATAGGAGTGAAAATTTTCTATGTCAATATTTATGTCAATTTCCCTTGATTTACGCTGCGCAATTTTGTTTGATAACAGAAAACTTGTTAATGAAGTTGTTATAGTATTACTGTATAAAAACTTCTTTTTTTGTAAGTTTTTCACAAACCCCTTTTCATGAGGTACCGTTTTTTATGAGTGAAAGATTGCTTCGCTTCGCTCGCAATGACAACATGCAGTGTGCCATCAAAGTGCAAGGTCGGTGTCATTGCGAGGGTCTTTTCCGAAGCAATCTCCCCGTTTTCATAAAGAAAATTTGGTTGCGGCTGTGCCGTGCTATGGTTTAACCATAAATACCAATTTGTGCTTACTCCGTTATTCTCGGAGAAATCAATATGATCCTCTCTTTCACTCCTTTGGGGTTTTTTATACTTCTTTGTCCAGGGACTTTACTCCTGGCTTTGCCCTTTCTACCCGTTGGGCATAGATCTCATTTAGGAAGCATCAACTTGCCCGAAGGGCATCCACAATATTCATGCGTGCCGATCTGAATGCAGGCAGCACGCCGCCGAGAAAGCCCATGATCAGCGAAAACAGAAGGGATTTATAGATGATGCCAAAGGTAAGGGAAAAGGTGAAGGCGAGTTCGGAAAAGGTCTGAAAATTCATGGTGGAGATGGTAAGGAGCTGCATGAATGACGCACAAAACAGTCCTGCACAGCCGCCCAACCATCCGATCATCAGGGACTCCATGAGAAAAGCGCCTACGATATTCCTTCTCTGAAAGCCAAGCGCCCGGAGTGTTCCAATTTCCTTTGTGCGGTTTGCTACTGCTGAATACATGGTAACCATGGCGCCAATGATCGCACCCAGCGAAAAGATGATCGTGAGCGACAATCCCATAATGCGCAGGAATTTTGCCATCATCTTCGATTGATCCTCGTAGTAGGTGACCTCCCGTTTTGCCTCAACGGTCAGTCGCGGATCGCTTTCCGTGCGCGTCTTGAATTTTACAAACTCAGAAGAATCCCGTAACCGAAAGAGGACTGACGAATACACCGGACGGCGGAATGCCTGCATGAGCTGATCCACATCCCCCCATATCTCAGAATTAAAACCGGTATTCCCCGCATCAAGCACCCCCACGACCGTCCAGTCCCTCATGCCAAAACGGAGCGTCTCGCCGATGCCTCCGCCTTTAAATCTTTTTGCGATGCTTTGCCCTGCAATGATCTCGGATGATCCCGTCCGGGGCATGCGACCCTCAGCAAGCCTTACCTGGGGACGCAACGAGAGAGAGCTTTCCGAGATTCCCCTGATAACCACATTTGACGGTTTATTGCTTCCCCGTTTTGGAAGATTGATCAGCACCACCAGTTCTTTTGCCAGCAACCGTCTGCCCTCTGCCCCGAAAGCAACCTCTGTCTGGGTCTCTACGATCGATGCCTGCTGCCGGTCAATGCCACTCTGCACTTCAGAGGCGGCAGCCTTGCGGATTACCACCACGTTGTCATAGGAACCGGTATTTACCAGAGTTTTCCGCAATCCCTCGGCAAGCATTAAGATCGATGCAAATACGAATACCACCAGCGCCATGCCGGACGCCGTAAGTGTCGTGGTCAGCCGGCGCGTCAGGAGATTGCGAAAACTGTATAAAAACGGTATCCTCACTTATCCCATCCTTCTCAGGCCGTCAGCAATCCGGATTTCTATTGCGCGCCAGGTTGGGATAATTGCCGCAACCAGGCCAACCAGGAGAGATGCGGCAATATCCAGGCAGATGGTCTTCGTTGCCACATGAAACACCGGAAAGAATGTCCCCATGACGGCGCCAAAGATTTTTGCTATCGGGAAGGTGCAGGCGATACCAATGGTGCAGCCGATGAGGGAGATAAACAGGGATTCACCGAATATCAATGCCGCAAGATACCGGGCCCCAAACCCCAGCGTTTTCAATATTGCATATTCTCCGATTCGTTCGCGGGCAGTCATTGCCATGGTGTTGGCCAGCACCGCCATGATTATGATAATTACCACAAAGGAGACCAACTGTATGGCGACAACAATCGCTTCACTCATGGAAACAAAACTCATTTGGAATGCCTTTTCGGTCTCGGTCAGGGTTTCCGCGAGGGAATTTTTAAAGGTATGGTCAACCGCCACGGAGACTTCCTCAGCAAGGTCAGGGTTGTCCACCCCGATGAGATAAAAACCGGTTTGATCTGCCCGACGGGGAGCAGATATTTTCATCATTTCATTCAGATAGTTCCAATGGAAAAAAAACTGTGTTTCGTCGGTGCTTTTGTCTCTGCCCCGATAGATTCCGCGCAGGATAAACTCCCAGTTGCCCGGGAAAATGGTTCCCTTCAGGGTAATGGCATCGCCCAGCTCCCAGCCATATTTTATTGCCAACTTCTCTCCGGCGATGGCTGCCCTCCGGTCCCGCAGAAAAGCAGCCATCTGATCCGGCAAAAGCAGGTATTCAGGATATAATTCCAGGTAGCTTTTCGGCTCCACCGCGAAGTTGGCAAAAAAGTTTTTCTCATCGATATAGATGCCGCCAAACCAGTTTCCGTACGAAACAATCTTTACTCCCGGTATCTGCCGTATCTTTTCCTTATAAGAAATCGGAAGTGAAAAAACCAGCGATATGGAATTTCTGGTCACCAGGCGGCTCGCTGAAGAAGCCTCTACCCCCGCATACCAGGCGCTCACTACGGTTCTCAAAAGGCCAAAGGCAAGAATGACCACGGTAACGCCGAGAATCGTGAGTGATGCGCGAAGTTTGTGGCGAAAGGTATTTTTAAAGATGATCCTGAAGAGATGCATTGAAGATGCCTTTTTCCAGATGCTTTATCAAATGGGCCTTCTCTGCCGCATGGGGATCATGGGTAACCATGATAATGGTCTTGCCGAGCTCGGTATTGAGGCGACCTATGAGTTCCAATATCTCGTTTGCCGAAACCCGGTCGAGATCGCCCGTTGGTTCATCCGCCACCAATATGGTCGGGTCAGTAACAATAGCGCGGGCTATGGCTACCCGCTGTTGCTGTCCACCGGAAAGCTGGCTGGGGTAGTGATGCAACCGGTCGGAAAGGTTGACCATCTGAAGCGCTGCTTCCGCATGCTCTCTCCGTTCCTTTCGGGAAAGTCGGGTCAGAAGCAAGGGCAATTCAACATTCCCAAAGGCGGTGAGAACCGGAATTAAGTTATAAAACTGGAAGATAAATCCCACGTTGGCGGCGCGCCATTGAGCGAGTTCCGTTTCTGATAGCGCGGCAATATCGACGCCTCCCACGGTAATAATGCCGCTGTCCGACTTGTCAATACCGGCAATCAGGTTTAACAAGGTGCTCTTTCCGGAACCCGAAGGACCCATCAACGCCAGAAACTCACCTTCCGCAATATCGAAGGTAATGTTTTCCAATACCGGCACCACCTGATTGCCCCTGCGGTAAGATTTGTTCAGATTCTTTATTTCAACAAGAGGCGGCTTATCTTTCATTCTTTACCTTTATCTTTGAACCGTCTCTCAATTTGTTTACCGGTTTAACCGCTATCTTGTCGTCGTGCTTTACACCGTCAAGGACTTCGATCATATCCCCGATCGTAATTCCCGGTTTAATTGAAGTTTGCACCACGCGGTTGTCTTGTATGAGAAAAACAAAATGTTTGCCGTTCCGGGTTACAATTGCGCCCGGATTGATGGCCGTCAGGGGTTTTTGCTCTTCCCTTTCGATTGGCCGGGAGAGGAAAGCAACCTTTGCGCTCATTTCAGGCAGGATACGGCTGTCGTTTTCAAGAAAACGCACCTTGACCATGACCGTCGCCTTGCTCCGGTCGGCGGTTGGCACAATCATGTGCACCTCCCCCCGGAAGCGGGACCCCGGCAGGGCGTCAAGCTGTATCTCACAGGGTTGCTTCATTTTTACCATTTCCAGATTTGATTCGGAAACGTCCGCCTCAACCTGGAGTGAGTCCATGTCGGCGATCGTGACAACGGCAGCCTTTGCGTTGGCAGCAGCCCCAATAGGGGTAACGATGTCACCGATATCCGCATTTTTTGTTAAGACCACGGCATCAAAGGGCGCCCGGATGAGGGTATATTCCAACGAGACCTTAGCCACCTGAAGCGCCGCTGCTCTGGCTTTAATGGAGGCGTTTGCTCCGGCAACGGCAGCCCTTGCTTTCTGGTAACGGGCTGTGGCCGCATCGTATTCCGCCGGTGTGGTGATCCCCTTTGCCAGCAAATCTTTTTCACGGCGGAAGGAAACCCGTGCATCGTTCAGTTCGGCTTTTGCCTGCAGAAGGTTGAAGCGCGCAACGCTCAGGTCAGCAACGGCCTGATTCCTCAAGGCAAGGACGTCTTCATTTTCGAGACGGGCAATGATCTCGCCCTCTTTTACTCTGCTTCCCTCCTCAACGGAGAGCGCGACAAGACGACCGGTAATTTTGGAAGCCACAGCGGCCCTGCGCTGGGCTACCACGTAGCCGCTGGCATTCAACAAGGTAAGGGCCTGAGAGGGGTACAACCTGGTAACACTGGCAACTTCAACGGAGATCGCCGGCGTCAGCGCCCCGCTAAGGTAAAGGAAAACCATTCCTGCAATCATAATCACTGCCAGCGCCGTGCGATAGTATGGTTTTTTATGGCGTACCGGACGAATGCCCTTTATCGACTTATCGATCGTTAATTTTAAAAGGTCTTTCTGTGACATGGATCTATCGAATTTCTCTCGTTACTCCTTCCATCTCTTCCAGCTTTCCTTCGATAATCTCTCCTTCCAGTTTGACCACCTCACGGAAGGCGATCCCTTCCCGCCAGAGGAAAAGAAAGCCCATGATCGTAGAAGGAAGTATGCTGATGGCCCATAAAACAATGGCATAACTCTGAGCAGCGGTAGTTTCTATTCCAAAGAGATGCAATGATTTCAGCACGGCGATATGGAAGACACCGATATAGCCGGGAGCCTGGGGCAGGGCAACTGCCAGCGCAAGACACACAGCGACGAGACACGCCGCAACAAAGGGGAGATGCATGTGGAAGGAAAAACCAAGGAGATAGATTTCCGCCCCTCCGAGGATCCAGATGAAGATTGAAAGCGCCATGGCCCATCCTGCCTGCGTCTTGTCTTCCAGAATTTTCAGGCCGTAAACAAAAGATTCGTACATGCCCAAAATCCTGTCTTTCAGGGTATGCGGAAGAAAGAAGCAAAACTTTGAGAGTAATTGCCTGAAAAAATCGGGTTTCATAACAACGGAAAAAAGCGAGGCAAGGGTGATGACCCCTAACGCTGCGAATACTTCGGTCCATTTTTTCAGGGAGGGAAGTATTGATTCATTTACAACACCCACCTGATTTGCGGAAACGCTTGCAAGTGTGTTAGGCTGTGGCGCAGAGGGGTGCGGAAGCAAGGCAATGACAACCACGGTAAACAAGATGAGCCCCAGCATGTCAAAAATCCGCTCCATAATCACCGTGGCGAAGGAGGTTGAAAATTTTATATTCTCTTTTTTCGTCAGGATAAACGGCCTTAAAACTTCTCCCACCCGCGCGGGGAGAACGTTGTTCGCCATAAAACCGATGCAGGTAACCGACAACAAATTGAGCACCGAAATGAGTTTGATATGCGACAGCAATCCGCGCCAACGGATCGCCCTCACGACGTACACCAGCAGCGTTAAAATGATCGTTGGGATGATGAACCAGTAGTTCGCATCCAGCAAGGCGCTTTTCAGAAGTCCCCATTCGATATTTCTGATAAATAACCATGTGCAGACAATGCTGATTAGAATACTGAAGATAAACAGGATGTTCTTTTTGCTAAGTTTCATGATAACCTTTCATAACAGGAGTTGCGGGAATTTTCCATTTTGGACGTGGAGACTTTGTTGTGAACGCTCAGTCGAACGATGAATATGATACACAGGAGAAAGACCTTGCGGTTGCCGATGAGTATCGAAGAAAACTTGTTCACCCATAAAACAGATGGGTATTCAGGAAAAATACGGTTTCAGGTATCTCCCCGTGTGGCTTGCCGCTATGCGCGAGATCTCTTCCGGCGTACCGCATCCGACGAGATATCCACCCGCACTGCCGGCCTCTGGACCAAGGTCAATGATATAATCGGCAGATTTAATGACGTCGAGATTATGTTCCACGACAATGAGGGAATGGCCCGCCTGGATCAATCCCTGAAAACATTTCAGCAGTTTTTGAACGTCGTCCATATGCAGTCCGATAGTCGGCTCATCGAAGATAAAAAGCATGGTATCAGGATTTTCCTGCGCCAGATAGGCAGCAATCTTTAATCGTTGCGACTCTCCGCCTGACAAGGTCGTGGCAGGTTGTCCTAGCCTCAAATAACCCAAACCGGTGTTTTGAAGAAATTTTAATCCCTTTGTGACACGGGGAGAATCGTAGAAGAAGATGAAGGCCTCATCAATGGTCATTTCGAGCACATCATGGATATTTTTGTTTTTATATTTTGCATCAAGCACCTTCTTCGTGAACCGTTTTCCGTCGCACTTATCGCACGTGACGTAGATATCTGCAAGAAACTGCATGTCAACCTTGATGGAGCCCGCGCCTTCACACTGTTCGCACCTGCCTCCCACGACGTTAAACGAAAAAGAGCCGCTGTTCAGATTGCGTATCTTCGCATCCCGCGTCGATGCGAAAAGTTTCCGGATTTCATCAAATATCTTTACATAGGTTATAGGATTGGAGCGAGGGGTGCGCCCGATGGGAGACTGGTCAACAAGGACAACGTCATTGATAAGCTGTGCGCCTTTAATACCTTCATGTTTTCCCACGAACCCCGTATACCCTTCCCGCTTTTTTTTGATTGCCCCATACAGGGTGTCCTGGACGAGGGTGCTTTTGCCTGATCCTGAGACTCCCGTAACGCACACCAGCAGGTTCAGGGGAAAGGTTACCTCCAGATTCTTCAGATTGTTTTGTGAGGCGCCTTTCAAAATCAGCGCCTTTCCTCCAGGCGCTCTTCGGTGTGAAGGAACCCTCATTGCCTTATTACCCTTTAAGTACTGCCCCGTGAGCGAACCATTCCGGGCCGTTAAATTCTTAAATGAACCCTGATAAACAACTGCGCCGCCATTTTCACCAGCGCCCGGCCCGAGGTCAATGATCTCATCGGCTGCCCTGATAACCTCCGGATCATGCTCCACGACCACGACCGTATTGCCGATGTCCCGTAATCGCTCAAGTATCTGGATTAACCGGTCGGTGTCCCGCGGATGGAGACCAATGCTGGGTTCATCCAGGATATAGAGGGTATTTACCAGGGAAGAGCCAAGGGACGTGGTAAGATTGACCCGCTGGGCTTCTCCGCCGGAAAGCGTACGCGTCATACGGTCGAGAGTGAGATATCCCAGACCCACCTTAATGAGGTAGTCCAGCCGTTTTCGTATCTCCTGCAACAACACATGCGCAATCGTTTTTTCATATTCCGTAAGCTGAAGCCCTGCGAAGAATTGACATGCATCGTCAATTGTCATCGCACAAACGTCCGCGATGTTTTTCTGGTTTATGGTCACATTCAGCGCCTGGCTCTTCAGGCGCTTTCCGTTGCAAACGGGGCATACGGTATATCCCCGGTATTTACTCAAAAACACACGGACATGCATCTTATATTTTCGCTGTTCCAGCCATGCAAAAAAGCCGCGAATACCGCAGAAATCTTCCGCTCCTTCCCAAATCAGCGTTACCTGCTCTTTCGTCAGCTTGCGGAAGGGCGTCTCCAGCGGGATGTGGTGTCCGGCCGACGCCTTTTCCAGCGCCTCATACATGGATCGGTACGTGGGCGTGTTCCACGGGGCAATTGCCCCCTCGTTCAGCGTCTTTTCCTTATCCGGTATGACGCTATCCATATCAATCTCAATCGTGAAGCCAAAGCCCTGACAGTTGGGGCAGGCGCCAATGGGATTGTTAAAGGAGAATAACGCCGGAACCGGTTCGGGATATTCCAGGGCGCAATAACTGCACAAGAATTGTTTGCTGTATTTGAGCTCAACCCAGGGAGCGCCCTGGATCGTCAGCGGGTTCCCTTGTGCCTGCATTTCGGAATGGAGAGAAGCGCCCTGAAGATTGAGGAAAACACTTAGGTGCCCGGAGCCAAAGCGATATGCCGTTTCCAGTGCGTCCGCAAGACGCTCCTTAATCACGTCTTTCACGGTCAGACGATCAATAATTCCGTAAACAGCCTTTGCATCTCTGATATCCCAGTCCGGTGTCGCTGCGGTGATATCAACGATGGCGCTATCCGCAAGAATCCTCACCAATCCTCGCTCTCTGAGAAGGTCAATCTGCTCCTGCCCTGATACCTTCTGGCTGACGTTAATCGGAAAGGCAACCTGAAACCGCGTTCCTTCCGGCAGTGACAGCACGGTTTCCATGATATGGGAAATGCTGTCGATCTGAACGTGCCGATTGCAACCGGCGCAGTGGGTCTCGCCAATCCGGGCAAATAACAGTCTCAGATAATCATTGATTTCCGTGGCGGTGCCAACGGTTGAACGCCGGTTTTTGACCGGATTTTTCTGCTGAATGGCTATTGCCGGTGGAATTCCTTCAATGTGGTCGATATCGGGCTTGTCCATCTTTTCCAGGAACTGGCGCGCATAGGCAGAAAATGATTCTACATACCGTCTTTGCCCTTCCGCAAAGAGGGTATCGAATGCAAGGCTGGACTTGCCGGA from Candidatus Brocadia sp. includes these protein-coding regions:
- a CDS encoding FtsX-like permease family protein, whose translation is MHLFRIIFKNTFRHKLRASLTILGVTVVILAFGLLRTVVSAWYAGVEASSASRLVTRNSISLVFSLPISYKEKIRQIPGVKIVSYGNWFGGIYIDEKNFFANFAVEPKSYLELYPEYLLLPDQMAAFLRDRRAAIAGEKLAIKYGWELGDAITLKGTIFPGNWEFILRGIYRGRDKSTDETQFFFHWNYLNEMMKISAPRRADQTGFYLIGVDNPDLAEEVSVAVDHTFKNSLAETLTETEKAFQMSFVSMSEAIVVAIQLVSFVVIIIIMAVLANTMAMTARERIGEYAILKTLGFGARYLAALIFGESLFISLIGCTIGIACTFPIAKIFGAVMGTFFPVFHVATKTICLDIAASLLVGLVAAIIPTWRAIEIRIADGLRRMG
- a CDS encoding multidrug efflux SMR transporter, which gives rise to MVLAILLEVSGTMCLKLSQGFTKIVPSVLLFIFYGFSFTALSLALRKVDVSVAYAVWSGLGTILIATVGIVWFREPLNALKIISIVLIVLGMIGLRLSGGMQ
- a CDS encoding flippase-like domain-containing protein, with amino-acid sequence MKLSKKNILFIFSILISIVCTWLFIRNIEWGLLKSALLDANYWFIIPTIILTLLVYVVRAIRWRGLLSHIKLISVLNLLSVTCIGFMANNVLPARVGEVLRPFILTKKENIKFSTSFATVIMERIFDMLGLILFTVVVIALLPHPSAPQPNTLASVSANQVGVVNESILPSLKKWTEVFAALGVITLASLFSVVMKPDFFRQLLSKFCFFLPHTLKDRILGMYESFVYGLKILEDKTQAGWAMALSIFIWILGGAEIYLLGFSFHMHLPFVAACLVAVCLALAVALPQAPGYIGVFHIAVLKSLHLFGIETTAAQSYAIVLWAISILPSTIMGFLFLWREGIAFREVVKLEGEIIEGKLEEMEGVTREIR
- a CDS encoding ABC transporter ATP-binding protein; translation: MKDKPPLVEIKNLNKSYRRGNQVVPVLENITFDIAEGEFLALMGPSGSGKSTLLNLIAGIDKSDSGIITVGGVDIAALSETELAQWRAANVGFIFQFYNLIPVLTAFGNVELPLLLTRLSRKERREHAEAALQMVNLSDRLHHYPSQLSGGQQQRVAIARAIVTDPTILVADEPTGDLDRVSANEILELIGRLNTELGKTIIMVTHDPHAAEKAHLIKHLEKGIFNASLQDHL
- the uvrA gene encoding excinuclease ABC subunit UvrA, with the protein product MKKSIIARGIRVNNLKNIDIEIPHKKFVVITGVSGSGKSSLAFDTLFAEGQRRYVESFSAYARQFLEKMDKPDIDHIEGIPPAIAIQQKNPVKNRRSTVGTATEINDYLRLLFARIGETHCAGCNRHVQIDSISHIMETVLSLPEGTRFQVAFPINVSQKVSGQEQIDLLRERGLVRILADSAIVDITAATPDWDIRDAKAVYGIIDRLTVKDVIKERLADALETAYRFGSGHLSVFLNLQGASLHSEMQAQGNPLTIQGAPWVELKYSKQFLCSYCALEYPEPVPALFSFNNPIGACPNCQGFGFTIEIDMDSVIPDKEKTLNEGAIAPWNTPTYRSMYEALEKASAGHHIPLETPFRKLTKEQVTLIWEGAEDFCGIRGFFAWLEQRKYKMHVRVFLSKYRGYTVCPVCNGKRLKSQALNVTINQKNIADVCAMTIDDACQFFAGLQLTEYEKTIAHVLLQEIRKRLDYLIKVGLGYLTLDRMTRTLSGGEAQRVNLTTSLGSSLVNTLYILDEPSIGLHPRDTDRLIQILERLRDIGNTVVVVEHDPEVIRAADEIIDLGPGAGENGGAVVYQGSFKNLTARNGSLTGQYLKGNKAMRVPSHRRAPGGKALILKGASQNNLKNLEVTFPLNLLVCVTGVSGSGKSTLVQDTLYGAIKKKREGYTGFVGKHEGIKGAQLINDVVLVDQSPIGRTPRSNPITYVKIFDEIRKLFASTRDAKIRNLNSGSFSFNVVGGRCEQCEGAGSIKVDMQFLADIYVTCDKCDGKRFTKKVLDAKYKNKNIHDVLEMTIDEAFIFFYDSPRVTKGLKFLQNTGLGYLRLGQPATTLSGGESQRLKIAAYLAQENPDTMLFIFDEPTIGLHMDDVQKLLKCFQGLIQAGHSLIVVEHNLDVIKSADYIIDLGPEAGSAGGYLVGCGTPEEISRIAASHTGRYLKPYFS
- a CDS encoding ABC transporter permease; its protein translation is MRIPFLYSFRNLLTRRLTTTLTASGMALVVFVFASILMLAEGLRKTLVNTGSYDNVVVIRKAAASEVQSGIDRQQASIVETQTEVAFGAEGRRLLAKELVVLINLPKRGSNKPSNVVIRGISESSLSLRPQVRLAEGRMPRTGSSEIIAGQSIAKRFKGGGIGETLRFGMRDWTVVGVLDAGNTGFNSEIWGDVDQLMQAFRRPVYSSVLFRLRDSSEFVKFKTRTESDPRLTVEAKREVTYYEDQSKMMAKFLRIMGLSLTIIFSLGAIIGAMVTMYSAVANRTKEIGTLRALGFQRRNIVGAFLMESLMIGWLGGCAGLFCASFMQLLTISTMNFQTFSELAFTFSLTFGIIYKSLLFSLIMGFLGGVLPAFRSARMNIVDALRAS
- a CDS encoding efflux RND transporter periplasmic adaptor subunit; this encodes MSQKDLLKLTIDKSIKGIRPVRHKKPYYRTALAVIMIAGMVFLYLSGALTPAISVEVASVTRLYPSQALTLLNASGYVVAQRRAAVASKITGRLVALSVEEGSRVKEGEIIARLENEDVLALRNQAVADLSVARFNLLQAKAELNDARVSFRREKDLLAKGITTPAEYDAATARYQKARAAVAGANASIKARAAALQVAKVSLEYTLIRAPFDAVVLTKNADIGDIVTPIGAAANAKAAVVTIADMDSLQVEADVSESNLEMVKMKQPCEIQLDALPGSRFRGEVHMIVPTADRSKATVMVKVRFLENDSRILPEMSAKVAFLSRPIEREEQKPLTAINPGAIVTRNGKHFVFLIQDNRVVQTSIKPGITIGDMIEVLDGVKHDDKIAVKPVNKLRDGSKIKVKNER